A genomic segment from Streptomyces antibioticus encodes:
- a CDS encoding response regulator, with translation MTTPAATPVDVLLVEDDPGDELMTREAFEDNKIGNTLHVVRDGEEALDFLYQRGAHTGAPRPDLILLDLNLPKYDGRQVLEKIKSDPALAHIPVVVLTTSAAEEDILRSYKLHANAYVTKPVDLDQFIAAVRQIDDFFVQVVRLPRAQG, from the coding sequence ATGACCACTCCCGCCGCCACCCCGGTCGACGTCCTCCTGGTCGAGGACGACCCGGGCGACGAACTCATGACCCGCGAGGCGTTCGAGGACAACAAGATCGGCAACACCCTGCACGTCGTCCGCGACGGCGAGGAGGCGCTCGACTTCCTCTACCAGCGAGGCGCGCACACCGGGGCGCCCCGGCCCGATCTCATCCTGCTCGACCTCAACCTGCCCAAGTACGACGGCCGTCAGGTCCTGGAGAAGATCAAGTCCGACCCGGCGCTGGCCCACATCCCGGTGGTGGTGCTCACCACCTCCGCCGCCGAGGAGGACATCCTGCGCAGCTACAAGCTGCACGCGAACGCGTATGTCACCAAGCCCGTCGATCTGGACCAGTTCATCGCCGCGGTCCGCCAGATCGACGACTTCTTCGTCCAGGTGGTCCGGCTGCCCCGCGCCCAGGGGTGA
- a CDS encoding sensor histidine kinase: protein MTLLVLVGSVVGARLLSRTGETSDQLADRTLPARTEAYRLQSALVNQETGVRGYVITADPRFLEPYTQGTREEARSAARLRALVGDRAALLHDLEAVEQRAAAWRRTYAEPLVAGVTAGEPGTIDAATAERGKKLFDEVRARAADQNAGLTQAVRDGKDRLEHVRTLRTVILSALVVVFLLTGAVLAVLIRLLVARPLAVLRESSRRVARGDFGHVITGAGPRDLTAVATDVEYMRRQIVAELDASRRQQENLARQTAALDAQAVELRRSNAELEQFAYVASHDLQEPLRKVASFCQLLEKRYGDTLDDRGRQYVDFAVDGAKRMQILINDLLTFSRVGRVNDARLPVSLDEALDRALTNLDTALTETGTRLERPEHLPRVLGDPLLLAMLWQNLIGNAVKFRSPDRTPHVRITCAPHPEEPGTWLLDVTDNGIGIPPEFAEKVFVIFQRLHGRDAYGGTGIGLALCKKIVEYHGGLIRIDTDHTEGTRFRFTLPVLTATPDPAQHTPEKALT, encoded by the coding sequence ATGACCCTGCTGGTCCTCGTCGGCAGCGTCGTCGGCGCGAGACTGCTCAGCCGCACCGGGGAGACCAGCGACCAACTGGCCGACCGCACCCTGCCGGCCCGCACCGAGGCGTACCGCCTCCAGTCCGCGCTGGTCAACCAGGAGACGGGCGTGCGCGGCTACGTCATCACCGCCGACCCCCGGTTCCTGGAGCCGTACACACAGGGCACCCGCGAGGAGGCCCGCTCGGCCGCCCGGCTGCGCGCCCTCGTCGGTGACCGGGCCGCGCTCCTGCACGACCTCGAGGCCGTCGAACAGCGAGCCGCCGCCTGGCGACGCACCTACGCCGAACCCCTCGTCGCCGGTGTCACCGCCGGCGAGCCCGGCACCATCGACGCGGCGACCGCCGAGCGCGGCAAGAAGCTGTTCGACGAGGTCCGCGCCCGGGCCGCCGACCAGAACGCGGGCCTGACCCAAGCCGTCCGCGACGGCAAGGACCGGCTGGAGCACGTACGGACCCTGCGCACCGTCATCCTCAGCGCCCTCGTCGTGGTGTTCCTGCTGACCGGCGCCGTCCTGGCCGTCCTGATCCGGCTGCTCGTCGCCCGCCCGCTCGCGGTTCTGCGCGAATCCTCCCGGCGGGTCGCGCGCGGCGACTTCGGCCATGTCATCACCGGCGCCGGACCACGCGACCTCACCGCCGTCGCCACGGACGTCGAGTACATGCGCAGGCAGATCGTCGCCGAACTCGACGCCTCACGCCGCCAGCAGGAGAACCTCGCCCGGCAGACCGCCGCCCTCGACGCCCAGGCCGTCGAACTGCGCCGCTCCAACGCCGAACTCGAACAGTTCGCCTATGTGGCCTCCCACGACCTCCAGGAACCCCTGCGCAAGGTCGCCTCCTTCTGCCAGCTCCTGGAGAAACGGTACGGCGACACACTGGACGACCGCGGCCGCCAGTACGTCGACTTCGCCGTGGACGGCGCCAAGCGCATGCAGATCCTCATCAACGACCTGCTCACCTTCTCCCGGGTCGGCCGCGTCAACGACGCCCGGCTGCCCGTGTCCCTCGACGAGGCGCTCGACCGGGCCCTCACCAACCTGGACACCGCCCTCACCGAGACCGGCACCCGCCTCGAACGGCCGGAGCACCTGCCCCGCGTCCTCGGCGACCCGCTGCTGCTCGCCATGCTCTGGCAGAACCTCATCGGCAACGCCGTCAAGTTCCGCAGCCCCGACCGCACCCCGCACGTACGGATCACCTGCGCACCCCATCCCGAGGAGCCCGGCACCTGGCTGCTGGACGTCACCGACAACGGCATAGGCATCCCGCCGGAGTTCGCCGAGAAGGTGTTCGTCATCTTTCAGCGGCTGCACGGCCGGGACGCCTATGGTGGCACCGGGATCGGACTCGCCCTGTGCAAGAAGATCGTCGAGTACCACGGCGGGCTGATCCGGATCGACACCGACCACACGGAGGGCACCCGGTTCCGCTTCACCCTGCCCGTCCTCACCGCGACGCCGGACCCCGCACAGCACACCCCCGAGAAGGCCCTGACATGA
- a CDS encoding discoidin domain-containing protein: protein MRFRSLGVALASTAALITLPVFGPPSAAAADANLSQGRSATASSTETAGTPAAAAVDGDQGTRWSSAATDNQWLQVDLGATASISQVVLDWEAAYASDYKIQVSADGGSWTDLRTVTGGDGGNDTLAVSGQGRYVRMQGVHRATPWGYSLWEFQVFGTTGGTQPGTCGTANAAQGKAATASSTENAGTPASAAFDGNDATRWSSQASDPQWVRVDLGSSQDICKVDLNWEAAYGKDFQIQASADGQSWNTLKTVTGATGGRASYDVSGSGRYVRVLGTARGTGYGYSLWEVAVHTTSGGTPPVEGGGDLGPNVIVVDPNTPNLQQKFDQVFAQQESAQFGSGRYQFLLKPGTYNGINAQLGFYTSVSGLGLNPDDTQINGDITVDAGWFNGNATQNFWRSAENLAITPSNGTDRWAVAQAAPFRRIHVKGGLNLAPNGYGWASGGYIADSKIDGTVGPYSQQQWYTRDSSVGGWTNGVWNMTFTGVQGAPATNFDTGPYTTLDTTPISREKPFLYLDGNEYKVFVPAKRTNARGVSWPANAGTSLPLSQFYIVKPGATAATINTALSQGLNLLFTPGVYHLNQTINVTRANTVVLGLGLATIIPDGGVDALHVADVDGVRLAGFLIDAGATRSDTLLQLGPAGASADHSANPTTMQDVFIRIGGAGPGLATDSVVVNSDDVVIDHTWIWRADHGEGVGWETNRADYGLRVNGDDVLATGLFVEHFNKYDVVWNGERGRTIFFQNEKAYDAPNAAAITHDGIVGYAAYKVADSVNVHEAWGLGSYCNYTSDPSIVQQHGFQVPVKPGVKLHSLQVISLGGMGQYAHVVNNTGAPTSGTSTIPSKITQFP, encoded by the coding sequence ATGAGATTCAGATCCTTGGGTGTCGCGCTCGCCAGCACGGCGGCGCTGATCACTCTGCCGGTCTTCGGACCACCGTCGGCCGCGGCGGCCGACGCCAATCTGTCCCAGGGCAGATCGGCCACCGCGTCCTCCACCGAGACCGCCGGGACTCCCGCGGCCGCCGCCGTCGACGGCGACCAGGGAACGCGCTGGTCCTCCGCCGCGACCGACAACCAGTGGCTCCAGGTCGACCTCGGGGCCACCGCCTCGATCAGCCAGGTCGTCCTCGACTGGGAGGCGGCCTACGCCTCCGACTACAAGATCCAGGTCTCCGCGGACGGCGGCTCCTGGACCGACCTGCGCACGGTCACCGGCGGGGACGGCGGCAACGACACCCTCGCCGTCTCCGGCCAGGGCCGCTACGTCCGGATGCAGGGCGTCCACCGGGCCACCCCCTGGGGCTACTCCCTGTGGGAGTTCCAGGTGTTCGGGACCACCGGCGGAACCCAGCCCGGCACCTGCGGCACCGCCAACGCCGCCCAGGGCAAGGCCGCCACCGCGTCCTCGACGGAGAACGCCGGCACCCCGGCGTCCGCCGCGTTCGACGGCAACGACGCCACCCGCTGGTCCAGCCAGGCGTCCGACCCCCAGTGGGTGCGGGTCGACCTCGGCTCGTCCCAGGACATCTGCAAGGTCGACCTGAACTGGGAGGCCGCGTACGGCAAGGACTTCCAGATCCAGGCGTCCGCCGACGGCCAGAGCTGGAACACCCTCAAGACCGTGACCGGCGCGACCGGCGGACGGGCCTCCTACGACGTCAGCGGCTCGGGCCGCTACGTCCGCGTCCTGGGCACCGCACGCGGCACCGGCTACGGCTACTCCCTGTGGGAGGTCGCCGTCCACACCACGTCCGGCGGCACGCCCCCGGTCGAGGGCGGCGGTGACCTGGGCCCGAACGTGATCGTCGTGGACCCCAACACCCCCAACCTCCAGCAGAAGTTCGACCAGGTCTTCGCGCAGCAGGAGTCCGCGCAGTTCGGCAGCGGGCGCTACCAGTTCCTGCTGAAGCCGGGCACCTACAACGGCATCAACGCCCAACTCGGCTTCTACACCTCGGTGTCGGGGCTCGGACTGAACCCCGACGACACCCAGATCAACGGTGACATCACCGTGGACGCGGGCTGGTTCAACGGCAACGCCACGCAGAACTTCTGGCGTTCGGCCGAGAACCTCGCGATCACACCGTCCAACGGCACCGACCGCTGGGCCGTCGCCCAGGCCGCGCCGTTCCGCCGTATCCACGTCAAGGGCGGCCTCAACCTCGCGCCCAACGGCTACGGTTGGGCCTCCGGCGGCTACATCGCCGACTCGAAGATCGACGGCACGGTCGGCCCGTACTCGCAGCAGCAGTGGTACACCCGGGACAGCTCGGTCGGCGGCTGGACCAACGGCGTGTGGAACATGACGTTCACCGGTGTCCAGGGCGCCCCGGCGACCAACTTCGACACCGGCCCGTACACCACGCTGGACACCACCCCGATCTCGCGCGAGAAGCCGTTCCTCTACCTCGACGGCAACGAGTACAAGGTCTTCGTCCCCGCCAAGCGCACCAACGCCCGGGGCGTGTCCTGGCCGGCCAACGCGGGCACCTCGCTCCCGCTGAGCCAGTTCTACATAGTCAAGCCCGGCGCGACGGCCGCCACCATCAACACCGCGCTCTCGCAGGGCCTCAACCTGCTGTTCACGCCCGGTGTCTACCACCTCAACCAGACCATCAACGTCACCCGCGCCAACACGGTGGTGCTGGGTCTCGGCCTCGCCACGATCATCCCCGACGGCGGTGTCGACGCCCTGCACGTGGCGGACGTCGACGGGGTCCGGCTCGCCGGGTTCCTGATCGACGCGGGCGCCACCCGGTCCGACACCCTGCTCCAGCTCGGCCCGGCCGGCGCGAGCGCGGACCACTCGGCCAACCCCACCACGATGCAGGACGTGTTCATCCGCATCGGCGGCGCGGGCCCCGGCCTCGCCACCGACTCGGTCGTGGTCAACAGCGACGACGTCGTCATCGACCACACCTGGATCTGGCGCGCGGACCACGGTGAGGGCGTCGGCTGGGAGACCAACCGGGCCGACTACGGACTGCGGGTCAACGGCGACGACGTGCTCGCCACCGGCCTGTTCGTCGAGCACTTCAACAAGTACGACGTCGTCTGGAACGGCGAACGCGGCCGCACGATCTTCTTCCAGAACGAGAAGGCGTACGACGCCCCGAACGCCGCCGCCATCACGCACGACGGCATCGTCGGATACGCCGCCTACAAGGTGGCCGACTCGGTGAACGTCCACGAGGCGTGGGGTCTGGGCAGCTACTGCAACTACACCTCCGACCCGTCCATCGTGCAGCAGCACGGCTTCCAGGTCCCCGTGAAGCCGGGCGTCAAGCTGCACAGCCTCCAGGTGATCTCGCTCGGCGGCATGGGCCAGTACGCCCACGTCGTCAACAACACCGGGGCACCCACCTCGGGCACCTCCACCATCCCGTCCAAGATCACCCAGTTCCCGTGA
- a CDS encoding DHA2 family efflux MFS transporter permease subunit translates to MTFIAIADGAITTVALPSIARQFGLTTAALDGVVVVYPVCLAMAIPASAWLVERFGGKRVLLTALTAFLGSSLLCGAAADLPQLIACRAVQGLSAGVLFPASAALLFATFDAFEQVRIARYMIIPQQIAPAAAPVLGGLLVDQLSWRWVFYVNLPVGVPVVLFGVLFLAEHRGHRPGRFDLTGLLLSAAGLGAAMFGVSEGPNRGWSSAAVLAALALGAVLLTAAVVYQLRTAEPLLRLRLFADRLFRDTNLINLVGLIPILGAMYLGPLFLQQAQGRTALESGTGTFPEAFGVLLTVQVAGVLYARVGPRIIVGCGLAGVSAVLVLFAQCDEDTGLWTFRAYMFLLGVAMGGVFMPTTVASLANIARGDLAQASTLNTVVRQTGGALAPAAVTTVLVLGTPAGAAAEPPLGAYQSAYYVLAVIAAVTAVFAFTLPDGPARAAAAAGSRNRAAQAARNVPRDGVRKA, encoded by the coding sequence GTGACCTTCATCGCGATCGCCGACGGGGCGATCACGACGGTCGCGCTGCCCTCCATCGCCCGCCAGTTCGGGCTGACCACGGCCGCCCTGGACGGCGTGGTCGTCGTCTACCCGGTCTGTCTGGCGATGGCGATCCCCGCCTCGGCCTGGCTGGTCGAACGGTTCGGCGGCAAACGGGTCCTGCTCACCGCGCTCACCGCCTTCCTCGGCTCCTCGCTCCTGTGCGGCGCGGCCGCCGACCTGCCCCAGCTCATCGCCTGCCGCGCGGTCCAGGGACTGTCCGCCGGGGTGCTCTTCCCGGCCTCGGCGGCCCTGCTGTTCGCCACCTTCGACGCCTTCGAACAGGTGCGGATAGCCCGGTACATGATCATCCCGCAGCAGATCGCCCCGGCGGCCGCGCCCGTCCTCGGCGGACTGCTCGTGGACCAGCTGTCCTGGCGCTGGGTCTTCTACGTCAACCTGCCCGTCGGCGTGCCCGTCGTCCTGTTCGGTGTGCTGTTCCTGGCGGAGCACCGCGGCCACCGGCCCGGCCGGTTCGACCTGACCGGCCTGCTGCTGAGCGCGGCCGGCCTGGGCGCCGCGATGTTCGGCGTCAGCGAGGGTCCCAACCGGGGCTGGTCCTCCGCCGCCGTGCTTGCCGCGCTTGCCCTGGGCGCCGTACTTCTCACCGCCGCCGTCGTCTACCAACTGCGCACCGCCGAGCCGTTGTTGAGGCTCCGGCTCTTCGCCGACCGGCTGTTCCGCGACACCAACCTGATCAACCTGGTCGGCCTGATCCCGATCCTCGGCGCGATGTATCTCGGGCCGCTCTTCCTCCAGCAGGCGCAGGGCCGCACCGCCCTGGAGTCCGGCACCGGCACCTTCCCCGAGGCGTTCGGCGTACTGCTCACCGTCCAGGTGGCCGGAGTGCTCTACGCCCGCGTCGGCCCCCGGATCATCGTGGGCTGCGGCCTCGCCGGCGTCAGCGCGGTCCTCGTGCTCTTCGCCCAGTGCGACGAGGACACCGGCCTGTGGACCTTCCGCGCCTACATGTTCCTGCTGGGCGTCGCGATGGGCGGGGTGTTCATGCCGACCACGGTCGCCTCGCTCGCCAACATCGCCCGGGGCGACCTCGCCCAGGCGTCCACGCTCAACACCGTCGTACGCCAGACCGGCGGCGCCCTCGCCCCGGCGGCCGTGACCACCGTCCTCGTCCTGGGCACCCCCGCGGGAGCCGCCGCCGAACCCCCGCTCGGCGCCTATCAGTCCGCCTACTACGTCCTGGCCGTGATCGCCGCCGTGACCGCCGTCTTCGCGTTCACCCTCCCGGACGGCCCGGCCCGCGCCGCCGCCGCGGCCGGGTCCCGGAACCGTGCCGCGCAAGCGGCGCGGAATGTTCCGCGCGACGGTGTGCGGAAAGCGTGA
- a CDS encoding carboxymuconolactone decarboxylase family protein, producing MDARLNFFGDPAVGQVLKPFMAAGKAIKSLPLPASTHELVALRVSQINGCAFCIDMHTKEAEAAGETSVRLHLVAGWREATVFTDAERAALELAEQGTRVADGAGGVDDEVWAAAAKHYDDEQLAALVAMIAFMNAANRLNVITRQPAGGYKAGQLH from the coding sequence ATGGACGCGCGACTGAACTTCTTCGGAGACCCGGCCGTCGGTCAGGTCCTCAAGCCCTTCATGGCGGCGGGCAAGGCGATCAAGTCACTGCCGCTGCCGGCCTCGACGCACGAGCTGGTCGCCCTGCGCGTGAGCCAGATCAACGGCTGCGCGTTCTGCATCGACATGCACACCAAGGAGGCCGAGGCGGCCGGGGAGACCTCGGTACGCCTCCACCTGGTCGCCGGCTGGCGCGAGGCCACGGTCTTCACCGACGCCGAGCGCGCCGCGCTGGAACTGGCCGAGCAGGGCACCCGGGTCGCCGACGGGGCCGGCGGGGTCGACGACGAGGTGTGGGCGGCCGCCGCCAAGCACTACGACGACGAGCAGCTCGCCGCGCTGGTCGCGATGATCGCCTTCATGAACGCCGCGAACCGGCTGAACGTCATCACCCGCCAGCCGGCGGGCGGTTACAAGGCGGGCCAGCTCCACTGA
- a CDS encoding MarR family winged helix-turn-helix transcriptional regulator, with protein sequence MAVQGSSDVLIDELYETTHRLRQFVEARLRSGGASVARLRAMRMLARAEQPLRMRDLSELTGVAARTATSIVDSLERDGLVERLPHPTDRRAFLLRLTEEGLRCHREAEEVDRLALAEATAALDADDRARLRGLLARIREATA encoded by the coding sequence ATGGCAGTGCAGGGCAGCAGTGACGTCCTGATCGACGAGCTGTACGAGACGACCCACCGGCTGCGCCAGTTCGTGGAGGCCCGGCTGCGCTCGGGCGGCGCCTCGGTCGCCCGGCTGCGCGCCATGCGGATGCTCGCCCGCGCCGAACAGCCTTTGCGCATGCGGGACTTGAGCGAGCTGACGGGGGTCGCGGCGCGGACCGCGACCAGCATCGTGGACAGCCTGGAGCGGGACGGTCTGGTCGAGCGGCTGCCCCACCCGACCGACCGGCGCGCCTTCCTGCTGCGGCTGACCGAGGAGGGTCTGCGCTGCCACCGCGAGGCGGAGGAGGTGGACCGCCTGGCGCTCGCCGAGGCGACGGCCGCGCTCGACGCGGACGACCGGGCCCGACTGCGCGGCCTGCTCGCCCGCATCCGCGAGGCCACCGCCTGA
- a CDS encoding PP2C family protein-serine/threonine phosphatase — MVTSEAEIVGSASPERDGPDTVWEWREPSVLLIEDDAGDALLVEELVADSALKMRLRWVRSMADARHVLAQETPDCVLLDLNLPDAHGLEAVSQVRTHADRIAVVVLTGLAEEETALAAVAAGAQDYLVKGRVEPDLFGRAVRYAIQRKQAEQAAVALQAGQMQAQENARLERGLLPRPLLRGDGIEAVARYRPGRSQALLGGDFYDIVQSTDGTLHALIGDVSGHGPDEAALGVALRIAWRTLVLSGVTGAEQVARLEEILVAERVRSEAFATLTSLTAAPGARAVRITRAGHPGMLLRSAGRVEWVEVPGGPALGVIPGLATWPVEEFAVPDGAALVLFTDGLFEGYVGRGRERLGEDGLLRLAREFAGRPPEEFVDGLIERAEGLAEAQGGLDDDVAVVHLRRHTEQTREETWEGTQERR, encoded by the coding sequence ATGGTGACGTCGGAAGCGGAAATCGTCGGTTCGGCCTCTCCCGAGCGAGACGGACCCGACACGGTGTGGGAGTGGCGTGAGCCGTCGGTCCTGCTCATCGAGGACGACGCGGGCGACGCCCTGCTGGTGGAGGAACTCGTCGCCGACAGCGCCCTGAAGATGCGCCTGCGATGGGTGCGTTCGATGGCCGACGCCCGGCACGTCCTGGCCCAGGAGACGCCCGACTGCGTCCTGCTCGACCTCAACCTGCCCGACGCCCACGGCCTCGAAGCGGTCTCGCAGGTCCGCACCCACGCCGACCGGATCGCCGTCGTGGTGCTGACCGGCCTGGCCGAGGAGGAGACCGCCCTTGCCGCGGTCGCGGCCGGCGCCCAGGACTACCTGGTCAAGGGCCGTGTCGAACCCGACCTGTTCGGACGGGCCGTGCGCTACGCCATCCAGCGCAAGCAGGCCGAACAGGCGGCGGTCGCCCTCCAGGCCGGCCAGATGCAGGCCCAGGAGAACGCCCGCCTCGAACGCGGCCTGCTGCCCCGCCCGTTGCTGCGCGGCGACGGCATCGAGGCCGTCGCCCGCTACCGCCCCGGCCGCTCCCAGGCCCTCCTCGGCGGCGACTTCTACGACATCGTGCAGAGCACCGACGGCACCCTGCACGCGCTCATCGGTGACGTCTCCGGGCACGGCCCCGACGAGGCCGCCCTCGGCGTGGCCCTGCGGATCGCCTGGCGCACCCTGGTCCTCAGCGGGGTCACGGGCGCCGAACAGGTCGCCCGCCTGGAGGAGATCCTCGTGGCCGAACGCGTCCGCAGCGAGGCGTTCGCCACCCTGACCAGCCTCACCGCCGCGCCGGGCGCCCGCGCGGTCCGGATCACCCGGGCCGGACACCCCGGCATGCTGCTGCGCTCCGCAGGCCGTGTCGAATGGGTCGAGGTACCCGGCGGCCCCGCCCTCGGCGTCATCCCCGGACTGGCCACCTGGCCGGTCGAGGAGTTCGCCGTACCGGACGGGGCGGCGCTGGTGCTCTTCACCGACGGCCTCTTCGAGGGATACGTCGGCCGCGGCAGGGAGCGGCTGGGCGAGGACGGACTGCTGCGCCTCGCCCGCGAGTTCGCCGGGCGGCCGCCCGAGGAGTTCGTCGACGGGCTGATCGAGCGCGCCGAGGGGCTCGCCGAGGCGCAGGGCGGTCTGGACGACGACGTGGCCGTGGTGCACCTGCGCCGGCACACGGAACAGACACGGGAAGAGACGTGGGAAGGGACACAGGAGCGGCGGTGA
- a CDS encoding DUF1206 domain-containing protein, producing the protein MDASVSVRNNGGAQVERAARGSVMKGAARAGFAARGVIYLLVGVLALQIAFGDGGEQADRQGALGEIAQRPFGAVVLWALGVGLAGMALWRLSEAAFGSAGSEGRTWKKRLPALARSVFYAFVAYSVLALAAGSGDGGGSSDQQSKDVTARALELPAGQWLVGLAGAGVAVAGLWIGFRAVTRSYHDKLRLGTMSRRTRRLVDVTGVGGGAARGLVFAAAGGFAIRAAVDYRPDQAKGFDDTLRSFAHTPAGPGLLAGVAAGLVLFGVFSFFMARWRKV; encoded by the coding sequence ATGGACGCGAGCGTGTCGGTGCGCAACAACGGCGGGGCCCAGGTGGAACGGGCCGCACGCGGCTCCGTGATGAAGGGCGCCGCGCGGGCCGGTTTCGCCGCACGCGGGGTGATCTATCTGCTCGTCGGGGTGCTCGCCCTCCAGATCGCCTTCGGCGACGGCGGCGAACAGGCCGACCGGCAGGGCGCCCTCGGCGAGATCGCACAGCGGCCCTTCGGGGCGGTCGTGCTGTGGGCGCTGGGCGTCGGCCTGGCCGGGATGGCGCTGTGGCGGCTGTCCGAGGCGGCGTTCGGCTCGGCCGGATCCGAGGGCCGCACCTGGAAGAAGCGGCTGCCCGCCCTGGCCCGGTCCGTGTTCTACGCCTTCGTCGCGTACTCCGTGCTGGCGCTCGCCGCCGGTTCCGGGGACGGCGGCGGCTCCAGCGACCAGCAGTCCAAGGACGTCACCGCGCGGGCGCTCGAACTGCCCGCCGGACAGTGGCTCGTGGGGCTGGCGGGGGCCGGAGTCGCCGTCGCCGGACTGTGGATCGGCTTCCGTGCCGTGACCCGGTCGTACCACGACAAGCTGCGCCTCGGCACGATGTCCCGGCGCACCCGGCGCCTGGTGGACGTCACCGGGGTGGGCGGCGGCGCGGCGCGCGGTCTGGTCTTCGCGGCGGCGGGCGGCTTCGCGATACGCGCCGCCGTCGACTACCGGCCGGACCAGGCCAAGGGGTTCGACGACACGCTCCGCTCCTTCGCCCACACTCCGGCCGGGCCGGGGCTGCTGGCCGGGGTCGCGGCCGGGCTGGTGCTCTTCGGGGTGTTCTCGTTCTTCATGGCCCGCTGGCGCAAGGTCTGA
- a CDS encoding serine/threonine-protein kinase, which produces MNAPGDMIDGRFELIERLGSGGMGTVWRATDTMLHRDIALKAVRPDADASPVVRERVLREARALARLNDPHVVTVHQIIEADPHPWIVMELVPGRSLQQRLSEGPLHPSEAARLGRQVLAALSAAHTAGIQHRDVKPANILLRPDGTAVLTDFGIAALQGTTGLTVTGELVGSPEYMAPERIRGHGDDPAGDLWSLGLVLYVCVEGVSPLRRETTLATLAAVLDDPVPPPVRSGPLAPVLEALLVRDPAARPDAARLDALLARAESGAAPRWDPPTVTAPAPPTPPPPPAPTPTPTPTPTSRTRIDPPPPPVGPSRRRGPVLVAVTAAVAVVAASVDVLTLRPFDDDKPGGRAGAGSKASVSAGSTAPPRSSSPLRSTTPGTAAAVPPPSASPSPSPTPSPSSEPPVAGGRWIAQLHSEPVSSGTAARDRRLAVVRATVPEALVLRSDDYASLRPGYWVVYAPGPFADGRAALTFCAERGRTSANGCLGRYLSTDPADTPLQCRPPAANPTGRCTRTT; this is translated from the coding sequence ATGAACGCACCGGGGGACATGATCGACGGACGCTTCGAGCTGATCGAACGGCTCGGCAGCGGGGGGATGGGCACGGTGTGGCGGGCCACCGACACCATGCTGCACCGGGACATCGCCCTCAAGGCCGTACGCCCCGACGCGGATGCCTCCCCGGTCGTACGGGAACGGGTCCTGCGGGAGGCCAGGGCGCTGGCCCGGCTCAACGACCCGCACGTGGTGACCGTGCACCAGATCATCGAGGCCGACCCGCACCCGTGGATCGTGATGGAGCTGGTGCCCGGCCGGTCGCTGCAACAACGCCTGTCCGAGGGCCCGTTGCACCCGTCCGAGGCAGCGCGTCTCGGCCGTCAGGTGCTCGCCGCGCTGAGCGCCGCGCACACGGCCGGGATCCAGCACCGGGACGTCAAGCCGGCGAACATCCTGCTGCGCCCCGACGGCACCGCCGTGCTCACCGACTTCGGCATCGCGGCGCTCCAGGGCACGACCGGGCTCACCGTCACGGGTGAACTCGTCGGCTCCCCCGAGTACATGGCACCCGAGCGCATCCGGGGCCACGGCGACGACCCCGCCGGCGACCTGTGGTCCCTCGGACTGGTGCTGTACGTGTGCGTGGAGGGCGTGAGCCCGCTGCGCCGCGAGACCACGCTCGCCACCCTGGCCGCCGTCCTCGACGACCCGGTGCCGCCGCCGGTGCGCTCCGGTCCGCTGGCCCCGGTCCTGGAAGCCCTGCTGGTCCGCGACCCCGCCGCCCGCCCCGACGCCGCGCGGCTGGACGCGCTGCTCGCGCGGGCCGAGTCCGGCGCGGCCCCGCGCTGGGACCCGCCGACGGTGACGGCACCGGCGCCGCCGACACCGCCACCACCGCCCGCACCCACGCCGACGCCCACGCCGACACCGACGTCTCGGACCCGGATCGATCCTCCTCCGCCGCCGGTGGGGCCGTCCCGCCGTCGCGGACCGGTGCTCGTCGCCGTGACCGCCGCCGTGGCCGTCGTCGCGGCGTCCGTCGACGTTCTGACGCTGCGTCCGTTCGACGACGACAAGCCCGGCGGCCGGGCGGGCGCCGGAAGCAAGGCGAGCGTCTCCGCCGGTTCCACGGCGCCGCCCCGGTCCTCGTCGCCTCTGCGCAGCACGACGCCCGGCACGGCGGCCGCCGTGCCCCCGCCGTCGGCGTCCCCCTCACCCTCGCCCACCCCTTCGCCCTCGTCCGAACCGCCGGTGGCAGGTGGCCGCTGGATCGCGCAGTTGCACTCCGAACCCGTCTCCTCCGGGACCGCGGCCCGCGACCGGCGTCTCGCGGTCGTCCGGGCCACCGTGCCCGAGGCGCTCGTCCTGCGCAGCGACGACTACGCCTCGCTGCGCCCCGGCTACTGGGTGGTCTACGCGCCCGGCCCGTTCGCCGACGGCCGTGCCGCGCTGACGTTCTGCGCCGAGCGCGGCCGGACCTCGGCGAACGGCTGCCTCGGCCGCTACCTCAGCACCGACCCGGCCGACACCCCGCTCCAGTGCCGCCCCCCGGCCGCGAACCCGACGGGCCGCTGCACCAGGACGACGTAG